Proteins encoded together in one Streptomyces umbrinus window:
- a CDS encoding pyridoxal phosphate-dependent aminotransferase → MSRNEPWRREEALALAVRGGHEPLDLSLGIPRDPPARVPRPASPAPMPGRPQSDAFLAAPAEYPPSAGTMELREAAARHILRRYRVAVPPEAVAACVGSKEFISTLPLFLRDMRRPNTHGPERDTVLIPALGYPAYEFGARLAGLRAHRVPVDDAFRMRLDLLPARVADRALCLWVNSPANPTGVVEPLGPVADWGRAHGVVVVSDEAYVEATWCHEPRTILCHGLDGVLAVHSMSKRSNSPGLRVGFCLGDPSLVAGLARRRREAGLMAAAASQEAARALLDDDRHAEEQRARNARRVADLVECLNDHQLGCTAPAGGLFAWVPAPGGDGVAFARRAAEQAGLIVRPGCEYGPAGHPYVRFAAVQDSAAVAWRLDLLSRSPVP, encoded by the coding sequence ATGAGCCGAAACGAGCCGTGGCGCCGCGAGGAGGCGCTGGCCCTGGCCGTGCGAGGGGGACACGAGCCGCTGGACCTCTCCCTCGGGATCCCGAGGGACCCTCCCGCGCGTGTCCCGCGTCCGGCGTCCCCCGCGCCGATGCCAGGCCGGCCTCAGAGCGACGCCTTCCTGGCCGCGCCGGCCGAGTATCCGCCCAGCGCGGGAACCATGGAGCTGCGGGAGGCGGCCGCACGTCACATTCTGCGCCGTTACCGGGTGGCGGTGCCGCCGGAGGCCGTGGCGGCGTGCGTGGGTTCCAAGGAATTCATCTCCACGCTTCCGCTTTTCCTGCGTGACATGCGCCGGCCGAACACGCACGGGCCCGAGCGTGACACGGTGCTCATTCCAGCACTGGGCTATCCCGCCTACGAGTTCGGCGCACGGCTGGCCGGGTTGCGGGCACACCGGGTGCCTGTCGACGACGCGTTCCGAATGCGCCTGGACCTGCTCCCAGCGCGGGTCGCGGATCGGGCACTGTGTCTGTGGGTCAACAGCCCGGCCAATCCCACCGGGGTCGTCGAACCGCTCGGCCCGGTCGCCGACTGGGGCCGTGCGCACGGTGTGGTCGTGGTGTCCGACGAGGCGTACGTCGAGGCGACGTGGTGCCATGAACCACGCACCATCCTCTGCCACGGGCTCGACGGCGTCCTGGCCGTGCACAGCATGTCGAAGCGGTCCAACTCCCCAGGGCTGCGCGTGGGATTCTGCTTGGGAGACCCCTCGCTGGTGGCGGGACTGGCCAGGCGGCGCCGAGAGGCCGGCCTGATGGCGGCCGCCGCCTCACAGGAGGCAGCGCGCGCACTGCTAGACGATGACCGGCATGCCGAGGAGCAGCGGGCACGCAACGCACGCCGGGTCGCCGACCTGGTCGAGTGCCTGAACGATCACCAACTGGGGTGTACCGCGCCGGCCGGGGGGCTCTTCGCCTGGGTGCCCGCGCCCGGCGGCGACGGAGTGGCCTTCGCCCGCCGTGCGGCCGAGCAGGCGGGCCTGATCGTCCGGCCAGGCTGCGAGTATGGCCCCGCCGGGCATCCGTACGTGCGCTTCGCCGCCGTCCAGGACTCAGCAGCCGTCGCCTGGCGGTTGGATCTGCTGTCGAGATCACCCGTCCCGTAG